The genomic region CACGCCTATGCCGCCGCGCTCACGCTGATGAATAACTCCTTCCAAGAGAATGAACGCGAGGCCATGACGTCAGCGGCGGCCAAAACCGGAAAACAACCCATCTATCAGGCCCCAGCCGGGAACCGGGCCCAAGCCAGTGTGTCCCATTTGGCTAGCCTCGCCAAAATCCAGACCAGTATGGAAGCAGCCCTCGAGCGCCATTTACACAAGGAAGAGGATACTTTCCTCGTGAAACTCTCGAAGGCCTTTGAGGAGTACAAAAGCGGGTTGACCTACCAGCCTAATGTCCTCGCCCTCTTGCAGAACCGCATTTATCAGCCATCGGCATTAGAGTTACCCACCGGGGCAAAAACGGATATTTTTGAGTTCTACCACTGCCTCGCCCATGTCATGACGACCAAATACCGGATCGCCCCCCCCGAATTCATGACCCACTTGGAAAAAGTGCAGCCTGCCGGGCCGGTTTATAAAGGGTGGATTAAAAAAACTGAGATCGATTTTTGGGGTAAACTTTTTAAGACAAATTATACGGCCCCGGATGATACTCAAAAAAGCGAGGTTCAGCTCCGGATGTTATTACGCAAGGAGGGATTAACCCTGGAATACAACCAGCTTCCCGGGACAGGTTTCCGCCGATGTACAGGGTCAAAACTCAAGGAATTGATCCTTTCTTTCCGTGATCAACAGATAGATTTCCCCCCCGTTTCACAACAATTATGGACTTTATTCCTGAGCCACACCGGGGATGAGGTTTTCGGGAATGGCTGGGCCTACGACAATAACCGGATTGCCGCTTTGGTGGATGAATTAATCCATACCCCGAGCCTGGAAGCCGTCGTCTTGAATGAAGCGGGCAAACCTTTTATCCGGCCACAAGCCCCATTGACCTGGCAGCTATTACTCGAAACCGGGTCGGAGGATGAATGGTACCGCCTGGCTCTGACCAAGCCCGACGGGGAAGCCTTTAAGGACCCCACCCTTTTATTGATCGGACGTCCGGCGCCGGGGAGTGACCCCGGTTTTGTCCTGACGGCTGACACGATCTGGAAAGCACGGTTACCCGTCTGCATTAATGATTTGGATCTGTCGGAACCCCAGCTCATGCCGGTGGAAGCCCTCGCGACACCCGAAGGGATTACTTTCTTGAGTCAGCTCGGGGTGGATATGCCCGGGGGCCTTCAAGAACGCATCCATAAAATCGAAATCCGGCTCCAAGTGTCCGTTAGGGAACTCGTCACCTCGGAAAAAAAGGCGCGCCCGGGAATCGCCGTGGAGTTATTCGCTCTGGGCAATGACGGTAAAGCCATCGATACGTATCAAGCCGACGGCTGGCGTAATGCCGCCAAAAAAATGGTGCTCAAAAACCAACCGAAAAATCGGATTATCGTCGCCGACCGTTCAGCCCTCGCCCATGCTTCGAGGATTATTGGTCGTTCAGGGGTGGTCTGGGATTGGGATAAAAGGATTTGGTACAGGAAATATGACGCGGATTTTGTCGGGGACTTTCAGGCATGGATCAAGAACCTGCCCGAAGGGGTCGAGTTAAATATCTGGCCGGAACTGCGGGACCTGCTCGTCGAGAGTCAACCAGCCCGGATCACCGTTGATTTGCGCGAAAGCGGCATGGATTGGTTCGACCTGCGGCTGAACCTTTCTACCGGTGATATAGAGTTCACCGCCGACGAAATAAAAATCCTGCTCAAGGCCAAGGGGCAATTTGTTAATCTCCCTGGGAAAGGCTGGAAGAAGCTCGAGCTCGATGCCGATGAAAAAGCTTTCGCCGCCTTGGATGCCCTCGGCAGCGATTGGACTACCGACGTCGGCCAGACCAGGATGGTTCACCTCCTCCAGCTCATCGGACAGATGGAGAATCCGATCCTCGCCGACGAAATCCGCCTCAAGCTCCGGCAACGTATTGCCGAGTTTAAACAATTTACTCCGCCCTTGCCTAAACAAATCGAGGCGACCTTGCGCCCCTATCAAATGGAGGGATTCCACTATCTCTCGACACTCGCTGGCAACCGCCTCGGTGGCATCCTCGCCGATGACATGGGGCTCGGGAAAACCTTGCAGGCCTTGTGCTGGATGGCTTGGCTTTTAGAGCAGGACCCGAGCGGGTGCATCTTGATCGTCTGTCCGAAATCCCTTGTGGGTAACTGGCGCGCGGAGGCTTTGCGATTTTTCCCTTCCCTACGCGTGGCCCGTTGGAGGCCCGGCATGGACCAATCCTCGGAGAATGAAATCAACAAGGCACAATGCTTGCTGGTAAATTACCAGCAACTGCGCCTCGCCCAGGAATTCTTCGCGACCAAAGACTGGAAAGCCGTGATCCTCGACGAGGCACAGCATATTAAGAATCCCGACAGTATCACCGCCAAAATCTGTCACCACCTCCGTGCGTCCCAACGCCTGATCCTCACCGGCACACCCATCGAGAATCGCCTCACGGACCTTTGGAGTCTGATGCAATTTGCCATGCCCGGGATATTGCCAAATAAAACGGCATTCCGCCGCGATTTCGAAAAAAATGCTGAGCCGCGTGTCGCCGGGATATTACGTTCGCGTATCCGCCCGTTTATCCTGCGCCGGACGAAATCTCAGGTCGCTAAGGACCTCCCGCCCCGCACGGAAGAAGATATCATCTGCGAGATGGAGTCCGCGCAAAAGGCCGCTTATATGGCTGAACTCAAAACAGCCCGGCAGATCCTCTCCGGCGTGGCCAATCCGCAGGAGTATAATAAGAAACGCTTTAATATCCTCACCTCACTCTTGCGCCTGCGCCAGATCTGTAACCACCCGGCCTTAGCCAAAATCAAGACGGATAAAGATTTTATCGCCACGAAAGTCGAGGCCCTCGATGAGGTGATCAGTCCCTTGATCGAAGAAGGTCACAAAGTTTTGATTTTCTCGCAATTTGTCGAGATGATCACGCTCCTGACAGCCCACGCGAAAAAAGCCGGCTGGCCATTACACGTCCTGACCGGCCAAAGCGAGAATCGGGAGCAAATAGTCGAGTCCTTCCAGACGAAGGAAGGCGGGGGTGTCTTCTTAATCTCACTCAAAGCGGG from Verrucomicrobiota bacterium harbors:
- a CDS encoding DEAD/DEAH box helicase, whose protein sequence is MPTTLSPDPFTPLSQDEGKSFAEYLEYFDRGTKKKGTDYYLRGMVKTLSCIQVDRKYMAYVKGTSTYAVTLEYDDGDWYGECTCPVEMDCKHAYAAALTLMNNSFQENEREAMTSAAAKTGKQPIYQAPAGNRAQASVSHLASLAKIQTSMEAALERHLHKEEDTFLVKLSKAFEEYKSGLTYQPNVLALLQNRIYQPSALELPTGAKTDIFEFYHCLAHVMTTKYRIAPPEFMTHLEKVQPAGPVYKGWIKKTEIDFWGKLFKTNYTAPDDTQKSEVQLRMLLRKEGLTLEYNQLPGTGFRRCTGSKLKELILSFRDQQIDFPPVSQQLWTLFLSHTGDEVFGNGWAYDNNRIAALVDELIHTPSLEAVVLNEAGKPFIRPQAPLTWQLLLETGSEDEWYRLALTKPDGEAFKDPTLLLIGRPAPGSDPGFVLTADTIWKARLPVCINDLDLSEPQLMPVEALATPEGITFLSQLGVDMPGGLQERIHKIEIRLQVSVRELVTSEKKARPGIAVELFALGNDGKAIDTYQADGWRNAAKKMVLKNQPKNRIIVADRSALAHASRIIGRSGVVWDWDKRIWYRKYDADFVGDFQAWIKNLPEGVELNIWPELRDLLVESQPARITVDLRESGMDWFDLRLNLSTGDIEFTADEIKILLKAKGQFVNLPGKGWKKLELDADEKAFAALDALGSDWTTDVGQTRMVHLLQLIGQMENPILADEIRLKLRQRIAEFKQFTPPLPKQIEATLRPYQMEGFHYLSTLAGNRLGGILADDMGLGKTLQALCWMAWLLEQDPSGCILIVCPKSLVGNWRAEALRFFPSLRVARWRPGMDQSSENEINKAQCLLVNYQQLRLAQEFFATKDWKAVILDEAQHIKNPDSITAKICHHLRASQRLILTGTPIENRLTDLWSLMQFAMPGILPNKTAFRRDFEKNAEPRVAGILRSRIRPFILRRTKSQVAKDLPPRTEEDIICEMESAQKAAYMAELKTARQILSGVANPQEYNKKRFNILTSLLRLRQICNHPALAKIKTDKDFIATKVEALDEVISPLIEEGHKVLIFSQFVEMITLLTAHAKKAGWPLHVLTGQSENREQIVESFQTKEGGGVFLISLKAGGFGLNLTAAQYVVLFDPWWNPAVENQAIDRAHRIGQDQHVIAYRLIVKDSIEEKIRLLQKKKKALAEGVVDEESFAQTLSLDDMRFLIETSLDT